One window from the genome of Oryctolagus cuniculus chromosome 1, mOryCun1.1, whole genome shotgun sequence encodes:
- the FJX1 gene encoding four-jointed box protein 1, translating to MGRRMRGAAATAGLWLLALGSLLALWGGLLPPRTEPPASGPPEDRLPRLAARIGGPAPAPRFPLPPPLAWDARGGSLKTFRALLTLAAGADGPPRRPPGERKRHVPAGRSRPEEESAAVHGGVFWSRGLEEQVPRGFSEAQAAAWLEAARSARVVALERGGCGRSSNRLARFADGTRACVRYGINPEQIQGEALSYYLARLLGLQRHVPPLALARVEARGAQWAQVHEELRAAHWTEGSVVSLTRWLPNLTDVVVPAPWRSEDGRLRPLRGAGGELANLSQAELVDLVQWTDLILFDYLTANFDRLVSNLFSLQWDPRVMQRATSNLHRGPGGALVFLDNEAGLVHGYRVAGMWDKYNEPLLQSVCVFRERTARRVLELHRGQDAAARLLRLYRHHEPRFPELAALADPHAQLLQRRLDFLAKHILHCKAKYGRRPGT from the coding sequence atgggcaggaggatgCGGGGTGCCGCCGCCACCGCGGGGCTCTGGCTGCTGGCGCTGGGCTCGCTGCTGGCGCTATGGGGCGGGCTCCTGCCGCCGCGGACAGAGCCGCCCGCCTCGGGGCCGCCCGAAGACCGACTCCCGCGCCTCGCAGCCCGGATCGGCGGCCCGGCACCCGCGCCTCGCTTCCCTCTGCCCCCGCCTCTGGCCTGGGACGCCCGCGGCGGCTCCTTGAAAACTTTCCGGGCGCTGCTCACCCTGGCTGCCGGCGCTGACGGCCCGCCCCGGCGGCCCCCGGGCGAGCGCAAGCGGCACGTGCCAGCCGGGCGGTCCCGGCCGGAGGAGGAGAGCGCCGCCGTGCACGGGGGCGTCTTCTGGAGCCGGGGCCTGGAGGAGCAGGTGCCCCGGGGCTTCTCCGAGGCCCAGGCGGCGGCGTGGCTGGAGGCGGCGCGCAGCGCCCGGGTGGTGGCCCTGGAGCGCGGGGGCTGCGGGCGCAGCTCCAACCGACTGGCTCGCTTCGCCGACGGCACCCGCGCCTGCGTGCGCTACGGCATCAACCCCGAGCAGATCCAGGGCGAGGCCCTGTCCTACTACCTGGCGCGCCTGCTGGGCCTCCAGCGCCACGTGCCGCCGCTGGCGCTGGCTCGGGTGGAGGCGCGGGGCGCACAGTGGGCGCAGGTGCACGAGGAGCTGCGCGCGGCTCACTGGACCGAGGGCAGCGTCGTGAGCCTGACGCGCTGGCTGCCCAACCTCACGGACGTGGTGGTGCCCGCGCCCTGGCGCTCGGAGGACGGCCGTCTGCGGCCCCTACGCGGCGCTGGGGGCGAGCTGGCCAACCTCAGCCAGGCGGAGCTGGTGGACCTGGTGCAATGGACAGACTTGATCCTCTTCGACTACCTGACGGCCAACTTCGACAGGCTCGTAAGCAACCTCTTCAGCTTGCAGTGGGACCCGCGCGTCATGCAGCGCGCCACGAGCAACCTGCACCGGGGCCCCGGCGGGGCGCTGGTCTTTCTGGACAACGAGGCGGGCTTGGTGCACGGCTACCGGGTGGCGGGCATGTGGGACAAGTATAACGAGCCGCTGTTGCAGTCCGTGTGCGTGTTCCGCGAGCGGACCGCGCGGCgggtgctggagctgcaccgcGGGCAGGACGCGGCGGCCAGGCTGCTGCGCCTCTACCGGCACCACGAGCCTCGCTTCCCCGAGCTGGCCGCGCTCGCCGACCCCCACGCTCAGCTGCTGCAGCGCCGCCTCGACTTCCTCGCCAAGCACATTTTGCACTGTAAGGCCAAGTACGGCCGGCGGCCGGGCACTTAG